In a single window of the Patagioenas fasciata isolate bPatFas1 chromosome 22, bPatFas1.hap1, whole genome shotgun sequence genome:
- the HOXB6 gene encoding homeobox protein Hox-B6 isoform X1 — MSSYFVNSTFPVSLAAGQEPFLGQIPLYPSGYADPLRHYPSTYGAAGVQEKGYTSSPYYQQSNGAYSRSSACDYGAGGFFREKDPACAPPSLDEVPFAPEPRKSDCAQSKTVFGESEEQKCSAPVYPWMQRMNSCNSSSFGPSGRRGRQTYTRYQTLELEKEFHFNRYLTRRRRIEIAHSLCLTERQIKIWFQNRRMKWKKENKLLNSSQLSAEEEEEKTAE; from the exons ATGAGTTCTTATTTTGTCAACTCGACGTTCCCGGTGAGTCTGGCGGCAGGGCAGGAGCCGTTCCTGGGACAGATCCCGCTGTATCCCTCGGGCTACGCGGATCCTCTGAGGCACTACCCCAGCACCTATGGAGCCGCGGGCGTCCAGGAGAAGGGCTACACATCCTCTCCTTACTACCAGCAGAGCAACGGAGCCTACAGCCGCAGCTCCGCCTGTGACTATGGGGCCGGCGGGTTTTTCAGGGAGAAGGACCCTGCGTGCGCGCCCCCCAGCCTGGACGAGGTGCCCTTCGCCCCCGAGCCGCGCAAGTCGGACTGCGCGCAGAGCAAAACTGTGTTCGGAGAGAGCGAGGAGCAAAAGTGTTCCGCCCCGGTTTACCCCTGGATGCAGCGGATGAACTCTTGCAATA GTTCCTCCTTCGGGCCCAGCGGCCGCAGGGGCCGCCAGACCTACACCCGCTACCAGacgctggagctggagaaggaatTTCACTTCAACCGCTACCTGACCCGGCGCCGGCGCATCGAGATCGCGCACTCCCTGTGCCTGACCGAGCGGCAGATCAAAATCTGGTTCCAGAACCGCCGCATGAAGtggaaaaaagagaacaaattGCTCAACTCCTCGCAGCTGagcgcggaggaggaggaggagaaaacggCGGAGTGA
- the HOXB6 gene encoding homeobox protein Hox-B6 isoform X2 codes for MDVKREKDPACAPPSLDEVPFAPEPRKSDCAQSKTVFGESEEQKCSAPVYPWMQRMNSCNSSSFGPSGRRGRQTYTRYQTLELEKEFHFNRYLTRRRRIEIAHSLCLTERQIKIWFQNRRMKWKKENKLLNSSQLSAEEEEEKTAE; via the exons GGAGAAGGACCCTGCGTGCGCGCCCCCCAGCCTGGACGAGGTGCCCTTCGCCCCCGAGCCGCGCAAGTCGGACTGCGCGCAGAGCAAAACTGTGTTCGGAGAGAGCGAGGAGCAAAAGTGTTCCGCCCCGGTTTACCCCTGGATGCAGCGGATGAACTCTTGCAATA GTTCCTCCTTCGGGCCCAGCGGCCGCAGGGGCCGCCAGACCTACACCCGCTACCAGacgctggagctggagaaggaatTTCACTTCAACCGCTACCTGACCCGGCGCCGGCGCATCGAGATCGCGCACTCCCTGTGCCTGACCGAGCGGCAGATCAAAATCTGGTTCCAGAACCGCCGCATGAAGtggaaaaaagagaacaaattGCTCAACTCCTCGCAGCTGagcgcggaggaggaggaggagaaaacggCGGAGTGA